One region of Armigeres subalbatus isolate Guangzhou_Male chromosome 3, GZ_Asu_2, whole genome shotgun sequence genomic DNA includes:
- the LOC134226997 gene encoding alpha-tocopherol transfer protein-like isoform X1, with translation MSLNFTEHKVPYIDLGDGYQICLQDRCCAHGPEIERQARQKINETPENVERGMKEMHRLVAADPALYVPTELEWYLKVYLRASKFDAKEAFSTVQSNAKLKMKNPEYFVTPVDVRHVYEEELIWVLPERNHDGAVVVVIESGKRWKTSKVSLVELNAAVNAVIAVLAHSEEAQLHGCILLFDMEGLSMSHIMQFTPKATGIMLTLIEKCSPVRVLTTQTINTSAVYNFLFAIIKPLQSKRMREISILHGRDLTNLSKYISPEILPPRFGGTSKAPHCDGRLFAELMMQYDSWMKTTLLPFGYTRKSSISS, from the exons ATGTCACTAAACTTTACCGAGCACAAGGTCCCGTACATCGACCTGGGCGATGGCTACCAGATTTGCCTTCAGGATCGTTGTTGTGCTCACGGCCCAGAGATCGAAAGGCAAGCGCGACAGAAAATTAACGAAACGCCGGAAAATGTGGAACGCGGGATGAAGGAAATGCATCGGTTGGTTGCAGCTGATCCGGCGCTTTACGTGCCTACCGAGTTAGAATGGTACTTGAAAGTTTATTTGCGTGCCTCAAAGTTTGACGCCAAAGAGGCGTTTAGCACCGTTCAGTCCAATGCAAAACTGAAGATGAAGAATCCGGAATACTTTGTAACCCCGGTTGACGTGCGTCATGTGTATGAAGAAGAGTTAATTTGGGTTTTGCCGGAACGGAATCACGATGGGGCTGTTGTTGTAGTGATTGAGTCTGGAA AACGCTGGAAAACCTCCAAAGTATCGCTCGTTGAGCTGAACGCCGCGGTCAATGCAGTGATCGCCGTACTCGCCCACAGCGAGGAAGCTCAACTGCACGGTTGCATTCTTCTGTTCGATATGGAGGGTCTGTCGATGTCGCACATCATGCAGTTTACGCCCAAAGCGACCGGAATCATGCTGACGCTGATCGAAAAGTGCTCCCCAGTTCGAGTGCTCACGACGCAAACCATCAACACCAGTGCGGTCTACAACTTCCTGTTTGCGATCATCAAGCCTCTCCAGTCGAAACGGATGCGCGAAATAAGTATCCTACATGGCCGCGATTTGACCAATCTCAGCAAGTACATTAGTCCGGAGATACTGCCACCGCGTTTCGGAGGCACCTCGAAAGCACCTCACTGCGATGGACGACTGTTTGCCGAGTTAATGATGCAGTACGATAGCTGGATGAAAACGA